From Quercus lobata isolate SW786 chromosome 1, ValleyOak3.0 Primary Assembly, whole genome shotgun sequence, one genomic window encodes:
- the LOC115952333 gene encoding uncharacterized protein LOC115952333, whose product MSVREVIWAMSFDSLLKPNPYVDVDNVVRVMIPIDEEEMWTMNPPLEVRILRVIERLCRWNPCVRKLVNLPSPSATYNRFLGFGFDPKAKDYRVVRFVTASKDRFDLANPQLKVKVYSLSSDEWRVIRTVYLSRWAWSSSFHFIGDERVWCCIILDTIFTADVDFGEVMPRPIGFRRNGDAVLVFNEGKLVSWNPESKEFKDLRMIEDHNTFVDSYIKSLVLLDKAANGAVL is encoded by the exons ATGAGTGTAAGAGAGGTAATATGGGCTATGAGCTTTGATTCATTGCTTAAGCCCAAtccatatgttgatgttgataaTGTCGTGAGGGTTATGATCCCAATTGATGAAGAGGAAATGTGGACCATGAATCCGCCTCTTGAAGTAAGGATCTTGCGGGTCAT TGAAAGATTATGTCGGTGGAATCCTTGTGTTAGAAAGTTAGTGAACCTTCCTTCACCCAGTGCCACCTACAACAGGTTtcttgggtttgggtttgatcCCAAAGCTAAAGATTATAGAGTGGTCAGGTTTGTGACTGCTTCAAAAGATAGATTTGACCTTGCAAATCCTCAACTCAAGGTCAAGGTTTATTCATTGTCCTCTGATGAATGGAGAGTGATTAGGACTG TATATTTGTCACGATGGGCATGGTCGTCGTCATTTCATTTTATAGGTGATGAAAGAGTATGGTGTTGCATCATCTTGGACACCATTTTTACGGCTGATGTTGATTTCGGAGAGGTCATGCCAAGGCCAATTGGTTTTAGGAGGAATGGGGATGCTGTATTAGTATTTAATGAAGGAAAACTTGTCTCTTGGAATCCTGAGAGCAAAGAGTTTAAGGATCTTAGGATGATTGAAGATCACAATACTTTTGTTGACTCTTACATTAAGAGTCTAGTTTTGCTTGACAAAGCCGCCAATGGTGCAGTTTTGTAG